The following DNA comes from Chitinophagales bacterium.
CTACGGATGAAGCCAAGCGTTCAAGGGCATATTTAAACAACATTCTTACATCTACAACTGTGCCTTCCATACCTCCGGTGCTCAGTTTTTCTTTTCCTATAATAGTATTTGAATTGTTTAAAAAAAGCACCCAAAATTCTTCATAAATTAAGTCGCTAAGCTGGGCAATAAACAGTTTATAAATATCAGAACTATGTTTAATTTTATTGGTGGTTGATAAATTTTCTGCTTGGCGTCTTCTGCCCAGTTCCATGGCTGCCACTATAGAAATAGCTTTGGCTTCGCCTATGCCTTTAAACTTCATTAAATCTTTTACCGCCAGTTTTCCTAATTGGCTTAAATCGTTGTTTACGTAATCTAATATTTGAGAGCAAAGCTCTACTGCGGTAACTTTGGGTGTTCCGCTACCTATTAAAATTGCCAATAATTCGGCATCGCTTAAATTAGATTTTCCTTTAGCCAGCAGTTTTTCTCTTGGTTTGTCTTCATCGTTCCATGTGGTAATGGGCTTATTCATAAGCATAAAATTAAGCAATTAATACCAATTGTTAACACAAAATAGATTAGACTATTTTGTGTTTTACAATGGTAAATGCCGATATAGATATATAGTACAATAAGGCGAAGCTGAGATTGGACTATTATATATTCTTAATCGGCATAATTATTTTAAAAACTTCATAACTATCCTAATGCTCTGTACTTAAGTAATGAATAATGCATGATTGCTAAATTTAGGTAACAAGTGCAATTTTTTACCTTTGTCTTGACACAAAGGTAACCAAAGGTCAAGACTGTAATCAAAAACACTAAAATGCTATAAAACAGACGATGACAAATTAATGTATGCTCAATTTTAGTTTTCCTAAAGTATTTTCACTTTTAGGAGCATACTAATTTGTCTGTTTATTGTTTTATAATTTCATTCATTTTGGATGTCTGTTTTACACCATTTCTTAACGTATTTTTGATTAAGGTCGGGTAAAAAGTGCATCTTAAGTTTGCAAGCGGAATACCTTGACTGCCATCCAGCAGTTTTTGTAACTTTTTTACTAAGAAAAGATAGTGTAAAATACTTTATGAGTTTTTTACGAATGGTGTCATAATCATTCTTCTATCTGATTTTGAATGTTATTTAAGTGTTCTATCAAAGTGTTTAGTTTGTTTTGTTGTTTAGCTATAGTTTTTGGTCTTAAATAAAACCAATTGAATAAAAACCAAATGGCTACTGTTGCGTAGCAAGCTATGGCTAAAAGTAGTGGCATTCTGGCAGCATACTCTATCATATATAAACCAATACCCAATGACAGCATTATAAAATAAAGGCTTACCATTTTTGAGTGTAACTTCTTTTGTTTTTCCTGTAACATGAGTAAATTTTCTAAGTAACTTTTGTTGCTATTTGTTTCATTTAGCTTTTTAAGTAAAGGAAATTGTTTGTTATAAGCAAATAGAAAGATTATCATTGCCAAAATAGTTAGTACTATCCCAATTTTTGTGCTTATAAATTGTGGTTTTGCAAAATACCATATTACTATAATAAAAACTGTAGTAAGTATGCTAATTGCATTGGCAAATATAATTTGGCTTAAGTTTTTTTGACGGTATTTTTTTATACGGTTAAAAATATTTTGTACGTCTGCTTGAACAATATTCTGCTCATTCCACATTTTGCTGAAGTCTATATTATTTTCCATGATTTTCAAATTTTGTTTTTAATTTTTCTTTAATTCGGTGTATTCTAACGCGCGTATTACTTTCTGAAATGCCAACAATAGTAGCTATTTCGGCTTGGTTTATGTTTTCCAATTCTAAAGAAATAATCAGTCGGTCTAATTCGGGAAGCTCTGCAATAAATTTTTGTAGTAGCTGTAAGTTTTTTTCTTCGTTACTTGATTTTTCTTCAGATAAATGAACAGGTATTTCGGTATTAAACTTGCTTTTATCACTTTTAATGTGG
Coding sequences within:
- the radC gene encoding DNA repair protein RadC, whose amino-acid sequence is MNKPITTWNDEDKPREKLLAKGKSNLSDAELLAILIGSGTPKVTAVELCSQILDYVNNDLSQLGKLAVKDLMKFKGIGEAKAISIVAAMELGRRRQAENLSTTNKIKHSSDIYKLFIAQLSDLIYEEFWVLFLNNSNTIIGKEKLSTGGMEGTVVDVRMLFKYALERLASSVVLIHNHPSGSMRASQADIKITKQIKEAGQLLNIKLIDHIIVSYNGYYSFADNAML
- a CDS encoding RNA polymerase sigma factor, with amino-acid sequence MEFEQIYNSYWAKIYRLCLGYLGNETAAQDLAQETFITVWQKLPEFRQEASINTWIFRIATNKCLRHIKSDKSKFNTEIPVHLSEEKSSNEEKNLQLLQKFIAELPELDRLIISLELENINQAEIATIVGISESNTRVRIHRIKEKLKTKFENHGK